The Oryzihumus leptocrescens sequence CCAGGGAGCTCTACTGGACCAGCCGCGTGGGCTGGGAGTCGATGGAGCCGGTGGCCGAGGCGTTCGGCGACGTCGACCCCAAGGTCGACCTGCGCGAGGCGGACCTCGAAGCCGGGCAGACGTGGACCGGCTGGCACGTCATCGAGAAGCAGCTGTGGACGAAGGGCAGCACCGCCGGGCTGACCCCCGTGGCGACCCAGCTCGTGACCGACCTCAGCGACCTCGTCGCCCGGATCCACCGGGCCGGGATCACCCCGACCTCGATGGCCAACGGCGCCAAGGAGCTGCTCGACGAGGTCGCCACCGGCAAGGTCACCGGCGAGGAGGAGGCGTTCAGCCACACCGACCTGGTCGACTTCGCCGCCAACGTGGCCGGGGCGAAGCAGGCGTGGACGCTGCTCAAGCCGGTCGTCGTGCAACGCAAGCTCGAGCTGGCCACCTCGCTCGACCAGCGGTTCGCCGCGGTCGAGGAACTGCTGGCGAAGTACCGCAGGGGCGCCGGCTACGTCTCGTACGACACGGTCACCCAGGCCCAGCGCTCGGAGCTCTCGCGGGCCGTCGACGGCCTCGCCGAGCCGCTGTCCCAGCTCGCCGCGGCCGTGGCGTGAGCCGGCTCAGCCGCCGCCAGGCCCTGGGCATCGGCGCGGCCACGGCGGCCGGGGCCGCAGGCATCGTCCTGGCCGAGTCCAGCGGTGCCTCGGTGTTCCGCGCCGGGCACGGCGAGCCGGCGGCCGCCGAGGGCACCCCGGTCGCCTTCCACGGCGAGCACCAGGCCGGCATCGCCTCGGCGGTGCAGGACCGGCTGCACATGGCCGCCTTCGACGTCACCACCGACAGCCGCGACGAGGTCATCGCGCTGCTCAAGGCGTGGACGGCCGCCGCCGCCCGGATGACCCAGGGGCGGGAGGCCGTCGCGGGCGGGGCCATCCCGGCCGTGAAGCAGGCGCCGCCGGAGGACACCGGCGAGGCGCTCGGCCTGCCCGCCAGCCGGCTGACCGTCACCATCGGCTTCGGCCCGACGTTCTTCGAGGAGGACGGCAGGGACCGCTTCAGCCTGCGGGGCAAGCGCCCCGCGGCCCTGGTCGACCTGCCGCACTTCCCCCAGGACGCGCTCGACCCGGCCCGCAGCGGCGGCGACATCGTGGTCCAGGCGTGCTCGGACGACCCGCAGGTCGCCGTCCACGCGGTGCGCAACCTGGCGCGCATCGGCTTCGGCACGGTCGCGGTCCGCTGGAGCCAGCTCGGCTTCGGCAAGACCTCCTCCACCACGCCGCAGGCCCAGACCCCGCGCAACCTGTTCGGGTTCAAGGACGGCACCAACAACATCGCCGGTGACGACGCCGACGCGCTGCGCCGGCACGTGTGGGCCGACGCCTCTGACGGGGCCGCCTGGATGGCCGGCGGCAGCTACCTGGTGGCGCGCCGGATCCGCATGCACATCGAGACCTGGGACCGCACCTCGCTGGACGAGCAGGAGCAGGTCACCGGCCGGCACAAGGGCAACGGCGCACCGCTGGGCGGGGTGCACGAGCGCGACGAGGTGAGGCCCGTCATGCTGCCCCGGGACTCCCACGTGGCGCTGGCCCACCCGAGCACCAACGACGGGCACCGGATCCTGCGCCGCGGCTACTCCTTCGTCGACGGCTCCGACGGGTTCGGCCACCTCGACGCCGGGCTGTTCTTCATCGCGTTCTGCCGTGACCCGCGCACGCAGTACGTCCCGATGCAGAACCGGCTCTCGCGCAACGACGCGATGATGGAGTACCTCCAGCACACCGGGTCCGGGTTGTGGGCCGTCCCGCCGGGCGTGCGACCCGGCGGGTGGGTCGGCCAGACCCTGTTCGAGGCCTGACGGCT is a genomic window containing:
- the efeO gene encoding iron uptake system protein EfeO; translation: MCVAVVLPALAVAACGTGSDRPSADETGSATPAVVVTSSARACTADVDSVPAGARVVRIHNSGDKVTELYILRADGTKVAERESIEPGASEDMTVELTEGAHTLQCLPGKNGTTVAGALTVTAAQAGGSARDGRLAAAVPAYRAYVAQQAGASLAQARALRAAIAAGDVAKARELYWTSRVGWESMEPVAEAFGDVDPKVDLREADLEAGQTWTGWHVIEKQLWTKGSTAGLTPVATQLVTDLSDLVARIHRAGITPTSMANGAKELLDEVATGKVTGEEEAFSHTDLVDFAANVAGAKQAWTLLKPVVVQRKLELATSLDQRFAAVEELLAKYRRGAGYVSYDTVTQAQRSELSRAVDGLAEPLSQLAAAVA
- the efeB gene encoding iron uptake transporter deferrochelatase/peroxidase subunit, with the translated sequence MSRLSRRQALGIGAATAAGAAGIVLAESSGASVFRAGHGEPAAAEGTPVAFHGEHQAGIASAVQDRLHMAAFDVTTDSRDEVIALLKAWTAAAARMTQGREAVAGGAIPAVKQAPPEDTGEALGLPASRLTVTIGFGPTFFEEDGRDRFSLRGKRPAALVDLPHFPQDALDPARSGGDIVVQACSDDPQVAVHAVRNLARIGFGTVAVRWSQLGFGKTSSTTPQAQTPRNLFGFKDGTNNIAGDDADALRRHVWADASDGAAWMAGGSYLVARRIRMHIETWDRTSLDEQEQVTGRHKGNGAPLGGVHERDEVRPVMLPRDSHVALAHPSTNDGHRILRRGYSFVDGSDGFGHLDAGLFFIAFCRDPRTQYVPMQNRLSRNDAMMEYLQHTGSGLWAVPPGVRPGGWVGQTLFEA